The following proteins are encoded in a genomic region of Magnolia sinica isolate HGM2019 chromosome 1, MsV1, whole genome shotgun sequence:
- the LOC131236737 gene encoding vacuolar protein 8 — MKSTMTEEKTAEQEDRSPLELPAGETGLRQAIHLISSLISLSYSTKTFTAKWQSIRNKLEQLNSGLTAAENCSSSEDTPFQAAIQSILSTSSECHDLARRCVDFSYSGKLLMQSDLDVVAAKFDQHIKDITGIYTTGILTQAYAIVVSRPSVGAGRDDMKFYVRDLSTRLKIGDTQMKIQALIALNEILLEEEKYVRIVIEVGEIISLLVNFLEFPEAEIQEESVEAISVIAGFDSCKSILVGAGVVAPLIRVLEVGSDLGKERSARALWKLTENSDNAWLVSAHGGVTVLLNICCDGNSNGELIGSACGILKNLAGVDEIKRFIVEEGAVSVFLKLARSKDEVPMIRAIESLQSMACGDESIRRAVIREGGIQSLVRVLDPKSSFSSKTREIAMRAVDSLCFSSMNSLNILMGSEFLNWVLFFVRNGDVSIQESAVKVAFRLCGASEETKKTMGDAGFMPELVKLLDSKSFEIREMAAEALSNMVLIPKNRRRFIQDDTNIVRVLQLLDPEEEKLGIKKILLSLLVSLSNSNTGRRRIVASGYLKHLEKLAEADVTEAKRIIKKLSENKLRNIFKLIWNS; from the coding sequence ATGAAAAGTACAATGACAGAAGAGAAAACAGCAGAACAAGAAGACCGAAGCCCGCTGGAATTACCCGCTGGAGAAACCGGTCTCCGGCAAGCGATTCATCTCATCTCTTCCTTAATCTCACTCTCTTATTCCACTAAAACCTTCACCGCCAAATGGCAATCAATCCGAAACAAGCTCGAGCAGCTGAATTCCGGCCTAACCGCCGCCGAGAACTGCAGTTCCAGCGAAGATACGCCGTTCCAAGCTGCAATTCAATCCATACTATCGACATCATCCGAATGCCATGACCTGGCCCGCCGCTGCGTCGATTTCTCCTACAGTGGGAAGCTCCTCATGCAGAGCGACCTTGATGTCGTAGCTGCGAAATTTGATCAACATATCAAAGACATCACTGGAATCTACACGACTGGAATTCTAACGCAAGCATATGCAATCGTCGTGTCGAGGCCTTCCGTCGGAGCAGGCCGTGATGACATGAAATTCTATGTTAGAGATCTCTCCACCCGACTGAAAATTGGAGACACCCAAATGAAAATTCAGGCCTTAATTGCTCTGAATGAGATTCTACTTGAAGAGGAGAAGTATGTGAGGATTGTAATTGAGGTGGGTGAAATTATCAGCCTTTTggtgaattttcttgaattcccAGAGGCTGAAATTCAAGAAGAGTCCGTGGAGGCGATATCTGTGATTGCGGGGTTTGATTCATGTAAAAGTATTCTGGTGGGGGCCGGCGTTGTTGCACCGTTGATTCGGGTTTTGGAAGTCGGAAGCGATTTGGGAAAGGAAAGATCGGCGAGAGCTTTATGGAAGCTGACGGAGAATTCCGACAATGCATGGTTGGTTTCAGCCCATGGCGGCGTAACTGTTCTGTTAAACATCTGCTGTGATGGTAATAGCAATGGAGAGCTGATCGGGTCGGCTTGTGGCATTTTGAAAAATCTTGCTGGCGTTGATGAGATTAAGAGATTCATCGTCGAAGAAGGAGCAGTTTCTGTGTTTTTGAAGCTCGCAAGATCGAAGGATGAGGTTCCAATGATTCGGGCAATTGAATCCCTCCAAAGCATGGCTTGCGGGGATGAATCGATTCGACGGGCGGTTATAAGAGAAGGTGGAATTCAATCGCTAGTTCGCGTCTTGGACCCGAAATCTTCCTTCTCTTCAAAGACACGGGAGATTGCAATGCGAGCAGTTGATAGCCTCTGCTTCTCGTCGATGAATTCCCTGAATATCTTGATGGGCTCTGAATTCCTCAATTGGGTTCTGTTTTTTGTAAGGAATGGAGATGTTTCCATCCAAGAATCTGCTGTGAAGGTAGCTTTTCGACTTTGTGGGGCATCGGAAGAGACTAAAAAAACAATGGGTGATGCTGGTTTCATGCCGGAGCTTGTGAAATTGCTAGATTCGAAGTCCTTTGAGATTCGGGAAATGGCGGCAGAAGCGCTATCAAACATggttttgattccaaagaatcgGCGGAGATTCATACAAGATGATACCAACATCGTTCGTGTTCTTCAATTGCTTGATCCAGAAGAAGAGAAACTAGGTATTAAGAAAATCTTACTCTCTCTGTTAGTTTCATTATCAAATAGTAACACTGGACGTAGGAGAATTGTAGCTTCTGGATATCTGAAGCATTTGGAAAAACTCGCAGAAGCTGATGTTACAGAAGCGAAGAGAATCATCAAGAAACTATCTGAGAACAAATTACGCaatatatttaaattaatttgGAATTCGTGA